In a genomic window of Timaviella obliquedivisa GSE-PSE-MK23-08B:
- the lipA gene encoding lipoyl synthase has protein sequence MPLDTNQFLKVASDSQTLLDKDLENRAVRQSPWGSLPEWLRRPIGKASELSKVQKIIKQRQIHTICEEGRCPNRGECYAQGTATFLLMGPVCTRACGFCQVDKGHAPMPLDLEEPQKVAESVSLLGLRYVVLTSVARDDLSDQGAGWFVQTIAAIRQVSPQTQVEVLTPDFWGGLGGTESQRERVETIVRITPACYNHNIETVRRLQAPVRRGAKYDRSLQVLQFVKNCDSTIPTKSGLMLGHGETEAEVIEAMEDLREVGCDRLTLGQYMRPSLEHLPVQKYWTPEEFEQLGAIAREIGFAHVRSGPLVRSSYHAGEVDRLD, from the coding sequence ATGCCTTTGGACACAAATCAGTTCTTAAAAGTCGCTAGCGATTCTCAAACTCTGCTTGATAAAGATTTGGAAAATCGGGCTGTACGGCAGTCTCCATGGGGCAGTTTGCCGGAGTGGCTACGTCGTCCTATTGGTAAAGCGAGTGAGCTTTCAAAGGTTCAAAAAATTATTAAACAGCGACAAATTCATACCATCTGCGAAGAAGGGCGTTGTCCTAATCGGGGGGAATGTTATGCCCAGGGGACGGCGACGTTTTTGTTAATGGGTCCAGTTTGTACTCGTGCTTGCGGCTTTTGCCAGGTTGATAAGGGTCATGCGCCAATGCCGCTTGATTTGGAGGAACCACAGAAGGTGGCGGAGTCAGTGAGTTTATTGGGCTTGCGGTATGTGGTGTTGACTTCGGTGGCGCGAGATGATTTGTCAGATCAAGGGGCAGGCTGGTTTGTACAAACGATCGCCGCCATTCGGCAAGTTTCGCCACAGACACAAGTTGAGGTGTTGACCCCTGACTTTTGGGGCGGGCTGGGGGGAACGGAATCGCAGCGGGAACGGGTAGAGACGATCGTCCGGATCACTCCGGCGTGTTACAACCACAACATCGAAACCGTTCGCCGCCTTCAAGCCCCAGTGCGGCGGGGGGCAAAGTACGATCGCTCTCTGCAAGTTCTACAGTTTGTTAAAAATTGCGACTCTACCATTCCTACTAAATCAGGATTGATGTTAGGGCATGGCGAAACTGAAGCTGAGGTGATTGAGGCAATGGAAGATCTGCGAGAAGTTGGGTGCGATCGCCTGACTTTGGGGCAATACATGCGCCCTTCGTTAGAGCATTTACCTGTGCAAAAATATTGGACACCAGAAGAGTTTGAGCAGTTAGGCGCGATCGCTCGTGAGATAGGCTTTGCTCATGTGCGATCGGGACCTTTGGTGCGCAGTTCGTACCATGCGGGTGAAGTGGATAGGTTGGATTGA
- a CDS encoding response regulator: MASHKILVIDDSRVIRNMVRDMLPKGNFQVLEAKDGVEGLDCIRQERPNLIMLDFLLPRMSGWEVFQHIQGQTELQSIPLVLMSGRREEVTEKIPEPFQFFEFIEKPFEQKELIEAIKGAMVKARLPRPQVASATQVANAAAAAASAGADDIAAMQQRIQAMQVEIDTIKKQMTQMLMFIKQKLK, encoded by the coding sequence GTGGCAAGTCACAAAATCCTAGTTATTGATGACAGTAGGGTCATTCGCAATATGGTACGGGATATGTTGCCCAAGGGTAACTTCCAAGTTTTGGAAGCCAAAGATGGTGTTGAAGGACTCGATTGCATTCGCCAGGAACGCCCTAACCTCATCATGCTAGATTTTCTGCTGCCTCGTATGAGCGGCTGGGAAGTCTTTCAGCACATCCAAGGACAAACCGAACTGCAAAGCATCCCCTTAGTATTAATGTCCGGTCGGCGGGAAGAAGTCACCGAGAAAATCCCTGAACCCTTCCAATTCTTTGAATTTATCGAAAAGCCTTTCGAGCAAAAAGAGCTAATTGAGGCTATTAAAGGAGCCATGGTCAAGGCAAGATTGCCCCGTCCTCAAGTCGCTTCTGCAACTCAGGTTGCCAATGCCGCCGCCGCCGCCGCTTCGGCAGGTGCCGACGATATTGCCGCAATGCAGCAGCGAATTCAAGCCATGCAGGTAGAAATCGACACTATTAAGAAGCAGATGACTCAAATGCTGATGTTCATCAAACAAAAGCTGAAGTAA
- a CDS encoding DUF697 domain-containing protein: MTSLLQRPILVGGLGLTFSVWLLDQFVPVVPDFAGTALWLAIALGSGFWVFQKRSKKIDLTPLTFSVDRSKAEKALAAVDAHISRLAQETAPESEPVMTLRKQLAQLTTEIDRQEVRTAIMGGKSVGKTTLAKLLPGVAIEGTDSLEDVVGADVVMFLATGDLTDSEFQTVQGLMAQNHRVILALNKQDQYLPGDRPVILQQFHEKMQEILRIEDIVAIATQPAAFKVRQYQPDGSVQERLEQPGADIAPLQERLNQILAQQSQSLIFATSYRQAQALNAQVKDEFNKIRRDRAQPIVEQYQWVAAAAAFANPVPSLDLLATTTINTQMVMDLGAVYQQKFSLDQAKTVTATLASQMIKLGLVELSTQAIAPLLKSNVLTYVAGGTLQGLSAAHLTQVAGLSLVEYFEEQVQSLEPGAEARFQPASLVQKLQAVFQENQRTAFLQTLVSQGMNRLVPAS, encoded by the coding sequence ATGACTTCCTTGTTGCAGCGACCGATTTTGGTAGGTGGATTGGGCTTAACCTTCAGCGTTTGGCTGTTGGATCAGTTTGTTCCAGTAGTTCCAGATTTTGCAGGGACGGCGTTGTGGCTGGCGATCGCCCTTGGCTCTGGCTTTTGGGTTTTCCAAAAGCGCAGTAAAAAGATTGATCTAACGCCCCTTACTTTTTCTGTCGATCGTTCCAAAGCAGAAAAAGCTCTGGCAGCCGTTGATGCTCACATCAGTCGGCTGGCGCAAGAGACTGCACCTGAGTCTGAACCTGTCATGACCTTACGGAAGCAACTTGCCCAACTCACAACTGAAATCGATCGCCAAGAAGTACGAACTGCGATTATGGGAGGGAAGTCAGTTGGTAAAACGACTTTGGCAAAGCTGCTGCCAGGTGTGGCGATCGAGGGAACTGATTCACTAGAAGATGTCGTTGGCGCAGATGTCGTCATGTTCCTTGCAACAGGTGATTTAACCGACTCAGAATTTCAAACGGTGCAAGGTTTGATGGCTCAGAATCACCGCGTAATTTTGGCATTGAATAAGCAAGACCAGTATTTACCTGGCGATCGCCCCGTGATTCTGCAACAGTTCCACGAAAAAATGCAGGAGATTTTGCGTATTGAGGATATTGTGGCGATCGCGACTCAACCCGCCGCCTTCAAAGTACGTCAATATCAGCCCGATGGATCTGTGCAAGAACGACTGGAACAACCTGGCGCAGATATCGCTCCTCTGCAAGAGCGCTTGAACCAAATTCTGGCTCAGCAATCGCAATCCCTGATTTTTGCCACTAGCTACCGCCAGGCACAAGCCTTGAATGCTCAAGTGAAAGACGAGTTTAATAAAATTAGACGCGATCGCGCTCAGCCCATTGTTGAGCAGTATCAATGGGTTGCCGCAGCAGCGGCTTTCGCTAATCCTGTTCCCAGCCTCGATCTTTTGGCGACTACTACTATTAACACTCAAATGGTGATGGATTTAGGCGCAGTTTACCAACAGAAATTTTCGTTAGATCAGGCTAAAACCGTAACGGCGACTTTGGCGAGTCAAATGATTAAGCTGGGACTAGTAGAGCTTTCGACCCAGGCGATCGCGCCGCTTCTCAAGAGTAATGTACTTACCTACGTGGCGGGGGGGACGCTGCAAGGATTAAGTGCGGCTCATTTAACGCAGGTAGCAGGGCTGAGCTTGGTGGAATATTTTGAAGAGCAGGTGCAGTCATTAGAGCCTGGAGCCGAAGCTCGCTTCCAGCCTGCTTCTTTAGTTCAAAAGCTCCAAGCAGTGTTCCAAGAAAATCAACGGACTGCTTTTCTACAAACTCTTGTGAGCCAGGGCATGAACCGTTTGGTGCCAGCTAGTTAA
- a CDS encoding SUMF1/EgtB/PvdO family nonheme iron enzyme translates to MERHEAGETYVVPILLRPVAGWKRLPFAKLQVYPSGGIPITEWSNQDRAFVDVAEGIQAAVDQLLEKRDRERQEQERRVLEKLRKEQEQERRKAEEIRRQQEEQARQAEQARLVEQAKIRKAEQQLENQRQEQIRVEKRRQAEAEKARRAEEAKRSEEVKRARQLEEARQTVPPERSHLPEKRQPLVTPVPQTVDRNRRQFLQWLGWVSGGFALVLVGNVLKNGRSPALKSFSFEVVIVNAKGEEAPRQTKKAKAFVEDLGNGVTLEMVAIPGGTFQMGSPAGEKGRDNDESPQHTVTIPAFFMGRYAVTQAQYEGMMGKNPSRSKGAKRPVGSVSWNDAQAFCKKLSQKTGRIYRLASEAEWEYACRAGTTTPFHFGETITSTLANYDGTYTYQSEPEGEYREQTVDVDSFLPNAFGLYSMHGNVWEWCEDIYHKNYEGEPTNESAWKAGREMDTRLLRGGSWYGSPGGCRSANRHRRSSGYLAQDIGFRVVAVLS, encoded by the coding sequence ATGGAGCGGCATGAGGCAGGAGAAACCTATGTTGTGCCGATTTTGCTGCGCCCGGTGGCAGGTTGGAAAAGGCTGCCCTTTGCCAAACTCCAGGTATATCCCAGTGGCGGCATTCCGATTACTGAATGGAGTAACCAGGATAGGGCATTTGTGGATGTGGCGGAAGGGATTCAGGCGGCGGTTGATCAGCTGTTGGAGAAGCGCGATCGAGAACGGCAGGAGCAGGAACGGCGTGTGTTAGAAAAACTGAGAAAAGAGCAGGAGCAAGAAAGACGTAAGGCAGAGGAGATTCGGCGGCAGCAAGAGGAGCAGGCAAGGCAGGCAGAGCAAGCAAGGCTAGTGGAACAAGCCAAGATCCGGAAAGCAGAGCAACAGTTGGAAAATCAGAGACAAGAGCAAATTAGAGTAGAGAAGCGGCGGCAAGCAGAGGCAGAAAAAGCTAGACGAGCAGAAGAAGCAAAGCGATCGGAAGAAGTAAAACGGGCAAGGCAGCTAGAAGAAGCAAGACAAACTGTTCCACCTGAAAGATCACATCTCCCTGAAAAACGTCAACCGCTTGTAACGCCTGTGCCTCAAACCGTTGATCGGAATCGACGGCAGTTTTTGCAATGGTTAGGGTGGGTTAGTGGCGGGTTCGCTTTAGTATTAGTTGGAAATGTTTTGAAAAACGGGCGATCGCCTGCCCTAAAATCCTTCAGTTTTGAAGTGGTGATAGTCAACGCAAAAGGAGAAGAAGCCCCACGCCAGACCAAGAAAGCTAAAGCCTTTGTCGAGGATTTGGGTAATGGGGTGACGTTAGAGATGGTTGCCATTCCAGGCGGAACCTTTCAGATGGGTTCTCCGGCTGGGGAAAAAGGGCGAGATAATGACGAATCGCCGCAGCACACAGTAACTATACCTGCATTTTTCATGGGGCGATATGCGGTGACGCAAGCCCAGTATGAGGGAATGATGGGCAAGAATCCTTCTAGATCTAAAGGCGCAAAGCGTCCGGTCGGATCAGTTTCTTGGAATGATGCTCAAGCGTTTTGCAAAAAGTTGAGTCAGAAAACTGGACGGATTTATCGCTTAGCGAGCGAAGCCGAATGGGAATATGCTTGTCGGGCAGGAACAACTACGCCGTTTCATTTTGGCGAGACAATCACCAGCACTTTAGCCAACTACGATGGCACATACACCTACCAATCGGAGCCGGAGGGAGAATATAGAGAACAGACTGTAGATGTCGATAGTTTTCTGCCTAATGCCTTTGGTTTATACAGTATGCATGGCAATGTTTGGGAGTGGTGCGAAGATATTTATCACAAAAATTACGAAGGTGAACCGACGAATGAAAGTGCCTGGAAAGCAGGCAGAGAGATGGATACAAGGCTACTACGCGGGGGCTCATGGTATGGCTCTCCTGGGGGCTGTCGTTCGGCAAATCGCCATCGTCGCTCGTCTGGCTATCTGGCTCAGGATATCGGTTTTCGGGTGGTGGCGGTTTTGTCGTGA
- a CDS encoding Rpn family recombination-promoting nuclease/putative transposase encodes MNNGCKDELPYQGFFAEAFIYLYRNTQQYEDWRNVLIFPSRSLKPSD; translated from the coding sequence TTGAACAATGGCTGCAAAGACGAATTGCCTTACCAGGGCTTCTTTGCCGAAGCGTTCATCTATCTTTATCGCAACACTCAGCAATACGAAGACTGGCGCAACGTTCTGATTTTTCCTAGTCGTTCCCTAAAACCTTCCGACTAA
- the acsF gene encoding magnesium-protoporphyrin IX monomethyl ester (oxidative) cyclase: protein MVDSLKKPNLDEIRPGVKVPAKETILTPRFYTTDFDEMAAMDISINEDELNAIIEEFRVDYNRHHFVRDEEFQQSWDHLDGETRRLFVEFLERSCTAEFSGFLLYKELARKLKGKNPVLAEGFSLMSRDEARHAGFLNKALSDFNLSLDLGFLTQSRSYTFFKPKFIFYATYLSEKIGYWRYITIYRHLEAHPEDRIYPIFRFFENWCQDENRHGDFFDAIMKSQPSILNDWKAKLWCRFFLLSVFATMYLNDIQRSGFYEALGLDAREYDIHVIRKTNETAGRVFPLVLDVNKPEFFERLDICTQNTEKLTKISNSNLPKPIQFLQKLPVYASTATQLIRLYFLKPIDTLSLEGSIR from the coding sequence ATGGTAGATTCGCTTAAAAAACCTAATCTTGACGAAATTCGACCTGGAGTAAAGGTTCCGGCTAAGGAAACCATCCTCACTCCTCGGTTCTACACCACAGACTTTGATGAGATGGCAGCGATGGACATTTCCATCAACGAGGATGAACTCAACGCCATCATCGAAGAATTTCGGGTAGACTACAACCGCCATCATTTTGTTCGTGATGAAGAATTTCAACAGTCTTGGGATCACCTGGATGGCGAAACCCGTCGTCTGTTTGTTGAATTCCTAGAACGCTCTTGCACCGCTGAATTTTCGGGCTTCCTGCTTTACAAAGAATTGGCTCGGAAGCTAAAAGGGAAAAACCCCGTTTTAGCAGAAGGCTTTTCTCTCATGTCTCGAGACGAAGCTCGCCACGCTGGGTTCCTCAACAAAGCCCTTTCCGACTTCAACCTATCGCTTGACCTGGGCTTCCTGACTCAGAGCCGCAGCTACACCTTCTTCAAGCCAAAGTTCATTTTCTACGCCACCTATCTTTCTGAGAAAATTGGCTACTGGCGCTATATCACCATCTACCGTCACCTTGAAGCTCACCCCGAAGACCGGATTTACCCTATCTTCCGCTTCTTTGAAAACTGGTGTCAAGACGAAAACCGTCACGGCGATTTCTTTGATGCCATCATGAAGTCTCAGCCCAGTATTCTGAACGACTGGAAGGCAAAACTATGGTGTCGCTTCTTTTTGCTTTCAGTGTTCGCCACCATGTACCTCAACGATATTCAGCGATCGGGCTTTTATGAGGCGCTTGGATTGGATGCCCGAGAATACGATATTCACGTGATTCGCAAAACCAACGAAACGGCAGGTCGTGTGTTTCCCTTAGTGCTAGATGTTAATAAGCCAGAATTCTTTGAACGGCTGGATATTTGCACCCAAAATACGGAGAAGTTAACGAAAATATCTAATTCCAATCTGCCTAAGCCCATTCAGTTTCTCCAGAAGCTACCTGTCTACGCATCTACTGCAACTCAGCTAATTCGGCTCTATTTCTTGAAGCCGATCGATACACTATCGCTAGAAGGCTCAATCCGCTAG
- a CDS encoding N-acetylmuramoyl-L-alanine amidase gives MKMHWLAAGLVSSTLCLVAPAWAGELSSWRFDASNNRLEFNTETGVQPRAQLITSPTRLVIDLPGTTWGRSQVLEALSGGSFKNLRINQFDENTARIEVELAPGYTIDPEKIQFRGISPTQWTVQLPQPQLEEGTSGTAITQAPTPEASSRPAFGSASSSSMPATASGRTAPIARTEQQTSQAPAPAAAPVEDESITQVDVVRMASEGILVQTRGATPDIKIEPDENDSRFVTLTIRNAQLADPELDNQRITVNQFGVRDIEVEQRSRDRVRIKIQVARDSGEWRAMNISGGIAVLPSSRRVVPTTAALTTPRSARVSQTPPAAPTPPAEEPATIEEIGFNDANSQLLIRSDRTISANGQWKNGLYEVTLSPARLGSGVTVPPVPTNSPLLRARVYQADDQTVIISMHPRAGTLFSGLTTVSSNVLALGIGRSTTASSALRLPSNRPQSPGQDPNSSIPLPTIQNGRHVVIIDPGHGGSDPGAVGIGNLHEADVVLEIAQEVASILEQQGVQVIMTRTSDVDVELEPRVVIAEQANASLFVSIHANAIDMSRPEVNGTSTYYFSSGEGLAQTVQNAIVQALGMKDRGIHSARFYVLRKTSMPAILVETAFVTGAEDARKLADSSWRSQMAMAIANGVLQYLQGRSR, from the coding sequence TTGAAGATGCACTGGTTAGCAGCAGGTTTGGTTAGTAGTACGCTCTGTCTGGTGGCACCAGCTTGGGCGGGCGAACTTTCTTCTTGGCGATTCGACGCTAGCAATAATCGGCTGGAGTTTAACACCGAAACCGGGGTGCAGCCTCGCGCTCAGTTAATTACTAGCCCGACGCGCTTAGTGATTGATTTGCCAGGAACCACTTGGGGGCGATCGCAAGTTTTAGAAGCATTAAGTGGTGGCTCTTTCAAAAATCTTCGCATTAATCAATTCGACGAAAATACCGCTCGGATTGAGGTTGAGCTAGCGCCCGGCTATACTATCGACCCAGAGAAAATTCAATTTCGTGGCATCTCGCCTACCCAATGGACGGTGCAACTTCCGCAGCCTCAGCTAGAAGAAGGCACGAGCGGCACGGCAATTACCCAGGCTCCTACACCCGAAGCCTCTAGCCGTCCCGCTTTTGGTTCGGCTAGTTCCTCCTCTATGCCTGCTACTGCCTCTGGTCGAACTGCACCGATCGCCAGAACCGAGCAGCAGACCTCGCAAGCACCAGCCCCCGCCGCAGCGCCGGTAGAAGATGAGTCCATCACGCAAGTAGATGTTGTCCGGATGGCAAGCGAGGGGATACTGGTGCAGACTCGGGGCGCAACACCAGATATTAAGATTGAGCCAGATGAAAATGATAGTCGCTTCGTGACTCTAACGATTCGCAATGCTCAACTAGCAGATCCAGAGCTTGATAATCAGCGTATTACGGTCAATCAATTCGGGGTTCGGGATATAGAAGTTGAGCAACGATCGCGCGATCGGGTTCGCATCAAAATTCAGGTAGCACGGGACAGTGGCGAGTGGCGAGCCATGAATATTAGCGGTGGAATTGCTGTGCTACCTTCTAGCCGCAGGGTGGTTCCTACAACAGCAGCGCTGACAACTCCTCGATCAGCAAGGGTTTCTCAAACTCCTCCAGCGGCTCCAACGCCCCCTGCGGAAGAGCCTGCTACGATTGAGGAAATTGGGTTTAACGATGCAAACTCACAGCTTTTGATTCGCAGCGATCGGACGATCAGCGCCAACGGACAGTGGAAAAATGGGCTGTACGAAGTAACTCTGTCTCCGGCGCGGCTTGGGAGCGGCGTTACTGTGCCACCTGTTCCTACGAATAGTCCTCTCCTGAGAGCGCGGGTTTATCAAGCCGATGATCAGACGGTTATTATCTCAATGCATCCTCGTGCTGGGACGTTATTTAGTGGGTTGACGACGGTGAGTTCTAACGTCCTGGCCTTGGGAATAGGGCGATCGACCACAGCTTCTTCTGCCCTGCGCTTGCCCAGCAATCGTCCTCAGTCGCCCGGTCAAGATCCCAATTCTTCTATCCCGTTACCTACGATTCAAAATGGGCGGCATGTAGTAATCATCGATCCGGGGCATGGCGGCAGCGATCCGGGGGCAGTGGGGATTGGCAATCTTCATGAAGCCGATGTAGTGCTGGAGATTGCCCAAGAAGTCGCAAGTATTTTGGAACAACAAGGGGTTCAAGTAATCATGACTCGCACTAGCGATGTTGACGTTGAACTTGAACCTCGGGTCGTTATCGCAGAACAGGCGAACGCCAGCCTGTTTGTTAGCATTCACGCTAATGCTATTGATATGAGCCGCCCTGAGGTCAATGGTACAAGCACTTATTATTTTTCGAGTGGTGAAGGTTTGGCCCAAACGGTTCAAAATGCCATCGTGCAGGCTCTAGGAATGAAGGATCGCGGCATTCACTCGGCTCGGTTTTACGTGTTGAGAAAAACTTCGATGCCTGCGATTTTGGTAGAGACTGCTTTTGTGACTGGAGCAGAAGATGCTAGGAAGCTAGCTGATTCAAGCTGGCGTAGTCAAATGGCAATGGCGATCGCCAATGGTGTTCTTCAATATTTACAAGGGCGATCGCGGTAG
- the ychF gene encoding redox-regulated ATPase YchF has protein sequence MLRAGIVGLPNVGKSTLFNALVANAKAEAANFPFCTIEPNVGIVAVPDERLSVLAKISQSSAILPAKVELVDIAGLVKGASQGEGLGNQFLANIREVDAIIQVVRCFDNDDIIHVSGSVDPVRDIEVINLELALSDLSQIDKRIERTRKQSRNSTKESQAELEVLEKLSAALNAGKSARQVELTEEEELLVKGLGLLTRKPIIYATNVDENDLATGNDWVEQVRSVAAQEDAQVVIVSAQVESELVELPDEDRQDFLASLGVEDGGLKTLSRATYDLLGLRTYFTTGPKETRAWTIRAGMLAPQAAGVIHTDFERGFIRAETVAYNDLVTLGSMAAAKEKGLVRSEGKEYLVKEGDVLLFRFNV, from the coding sequence ATGCTGAGAGCCGGAATTGTTGGACTACCCAATGTTGGAAAATCCACTCTATTTAATGCGCTAGTTGCCAATGCCAAGGCAGAGGCTGCCAATTTCCCGTTCTGTACCATTGAGCCAAATGTAGGCATTGTAGCGGTTCCTGATGAGCGACTGTCGGTGTTGGCAAAAATTTCGCAGTCGTCAGCCATTCTTCCGGCAAAGGTTGAATTGGTGGATATTGCAGGATTAGTCAAGGGCGCAAGTCAGGGCGAGGGATTAGGCAACCAGTTTCTTGCCAATATTCGGGAAGTCGATGCAATTATTCAAGTCGTTCGCTGTTTTGATAACGATGACATTATTCATGTGTCTGGCTCGGTTGACCCGGTACGCGATATTGAAGTAATTAACTTGGAATTGGCGTTGTCAGATTTGTCGCAAATTGACAAGCGGATTGAGCGCACCCGCAAGCAATCTCGTAACAGCACTAAGGAATCGCAAGCAGAGTTAGAAGTCCTAGAGAAGCTCAGTGCTGCCCTTAATGCTGGCAAATCTGCTCGTCAGGTGGAGTTAACAGAAGAGGAAGAGCTTTTAGTTAAAGGGCTAGGATTGCTAACCCGTAAGCCAATCATTTATGCTACCAATGTCGATGAGAATGATCTGGCAACGGGCAATGATTGGGTTGAACAAGTGCGCAGTGTAGCAGCACAGGAAGACGCTCAGGTGGTGATTGTTTCGGCTCAGGTTGAGTCGGAGTTAGTAGAACTGCCTGACGAAGATCGGCAGGATTTTCTGGCGTCTTTGGGTGTGGAGGACGGTGGCTTAAAGACCTTGAGCCGTGCAACCTACGATTTGTTAGGATTACGAACTTATTTTACTACGGGCCCTAAAGAAACTCGCGCTTGGACAATTCGAGCGGGGATGTTAGCGCCTCAAGCCGCAGGTGTGATTCATACAGATTTTGAACGCGGCTTTATTCGGGCTGAAACAGTGGCGTATAACGATTTAGTAACTCTAGGCTCGATGGCAGCAGCTAAGGAGAAGGGGTTAGTCCGAAGTGAAGGGAAAGAATATTTGGTGAAGGAAGGGGATGTGTTGTTATTTCGGTTTAACGTGTAA
- a CDS encoding MarC family protein, which translates to MDISILVRTFVAVFVLADALGNTPIFLILTKGMESEQRNKVVDRANLVATVVLLVFAFVGQPILRYMHISIASMQVAGGLLLLLVALEMLQGELSEPIVEQARDIAITPLALPLLAGPGTLATVMIMVSESPNAHASVIVGIIAAMGITWLIMRQASRIDHLMGAEGAIIATKLLGFLLAALAVEIGSAGIRELFLVPSGL; encoded by the coding sequence ATGGATATTTCAATTCTAGTCAGGACATTTGTGGCAGTATTTGTCCTTGCTGATGCGTTGGGCAATACACCCATCTTCCTGATTTTGACCAAGGGAATGGAATCGGAACAGCGAAATAAAGTGGTCGATCGCGCGAACTTAGTTGCCACAGTTGTATTACTAGTGTTTGCTTTTGTCGGGCAGCCCATTCTTCGGTATATGCACATCAGCATTGCTTCAATGCAGGTCGCAGGCGGCTTGTTGCTACTGTTGGTTGCCCTAGAAATGTTGCAAGGTGAGCTATCAGAGCCGATCGTTGAGCAAGCGCGAGATATTGCCATTACGCCCCTGGCATTGCCTCTATTGGCGGGCCCTGGAACCCTAGCAACCGTAATGATCATGGTGTCAGAATCTCCCAATGCCCATGCCAGCGTTATTGTAGGAATTATTGCTGCCATGGGCATTACCTGGCTCATTATGCGACAAGCCTCTCGTATTGACCATTTGATGGGCGCAGAAGGAGCAATCATTGCCACAAAACTGCTGGGGTTCTTGCTGGCAGCGCTAGCCGTTGAGATTGGTAGTGCTGGGATTCGAGAATTATTTTTAGTTCCTTCAGGTCTTTAA